CCCGTCGATGCGCGCGAAAATCCTGGCGCAGCGCGACGGCCTGGGCGTGGGCTGGCTACCGCGTCAGCGTGTCGCGTCGCTATTGAAGCAGGGCGAGCTGATCGAGAAGGCGACGGCCGATCCGCGCGAACCGAACGTGCTGTATGTCGCGTGGCGCGGCGATCATGAAGGGCGCGCATTGCAATGGTGGCTCGACCAGTTGCGGCAACCGCGGCTAGCCAAACGCCTCGTGCGCGGCGTGGATATGACGATCGGCGCGTGATGCTGGCGCCGTTGGTCCGCGACTGAGCGGTGCTTTTTATGCAGGCCGCGCCGCTTCTCGTGGGATCATACGTGCCGTGCTGGGCGATTCTGCTTTCCGCACGGTACGAAACGAGAGGAGCAGGGCGATGATCGATGGACTGGTGGGCGGGCGGTTGTACGGCGAGGCGCAGATTCGCACGGGGCAGAACGGCAGGCGTTTTGTGACCTGCAAAGTGCGCGCGGCCACCAACGACGGCGACACGATTTTCGTCAACGTAATCGCCTTCGACGACGACGTGCAAACCGCGCTGCTCGCGTTGAGCGACGCGGACAGTGTCGCGCTGAGCGGCACCTTGACGCCCAAGGTCTGGACCGACAAGAACGGGCTCGTCAAACCGGCCGTGGATATGGTCGCCCACAAGATACTGACGGCTTACGAAGGCCGCCGCGAAGCGGATGAATGAGTTGTGCCCGGCGGCTCGCCGCCGGCATCCCTGAGATACTCGACGAAGCGGTCCGTTACAGGCTCCGCGTCGCCGCTCCGGCGCAACAACAGCACTTGCGACATCAGCGTTTCGCTCATTAGCGGCAAAAAGCAGACGCGCGGGTCCTGCATCTGACGCAACGTGTACGGCACCAGCGCAACGCCCATGCCGAAGCCGACCATCGTCACGACGGTCTGCCACAAGCGCGCCTCGTGGCGAATCAACGGACTGAATCCCGCTCCCACGCACTGCGCGATGATCAGATCGTGATAATGCGGCGACACGGTGCGCGGAAACAGAATGAACGGCTCCTGCGCCAACGCCCGCAGATCGACCTTGCGTTTGCGCGCCAGCGGATGAGCGGCGGGTAGACAGCACAGGAACGGCTCGGAAAAGATCGGCGTGGAAATGACGTCGGTCGGGAAATTGCCCCAATGCGCGCAGCCCATGTCGATCTGCATGCGCTGGATCGCGTGCACCTGCTCGCTGGTGTTCATCTCCTTCAGGACGATTTCGACGCCGGGGTAATCGGCCTCGAAGCGCTTCACCGCCTGCGGCATACCGCGATACAGCATCGAATTCACGAAGCCGATCCGCAAGCGGCCGGCGAGGCCATTCGCCGAGCGAACCGTCATGCGTTCCGCCTCGTTCGCCTGCAATAAGAGGCGGCGCGCTTCACCGAGCAGCACCTGGCCGGCATTGGTCAGCGACACCGTTTTGTTGGTGCGCGCGAGTAACTGCACGCCGAGCTGCTCCTCGAATTTGCGAATGTCGAAACTGAGCGCCGGCTGCGAAATGAACAGCCGCTTGGCCGCGCGGCCGAAATGCAGCTCCTCGGCGACCGCCACGAAATAGCGCAATTGCTTCAGGTCCACGGCTGTCTCCTGATCGTGATCGATAAGCTGCGTCTATCGTACCGGATATAAGTTGTATTAGACGATTATCGACGCCGCTCCTATGCTGCTTCCACTTGCACTACGTGCATGGGACCAGAGTAACGCGCCAAAGCGCGAACTCTGGTCGACACAGGAGACAAGCATGAGCGAAATCACCGCGCAGCCGGCACACGGCTCGTCCAATATTCCCGACAGCCGGGGCATCAATTTCTTCACCAGCGATCCCGACTTCGAGCGCCTGCTCAAGCTGCATCTCGGCGACACGCTGTTTCACGAACTCGAAAGCCAGCTCGTCTCGCTAGGCCAGCGCGCTTCCGACGAACTCGACGTGTGGGCGCTATCCGCCGACAAGAATCCGCCGCAATTGCACCATCGCACGCGGCGCGGCGAGGCGCTGCAAAGCATCGACAAGCATCCGGATTACGTCGCGCTGGAACGCGTGGCTTACGCGGAGTTGGGGCTTGCCGCGATGAGTCACGAGACTCGCGACGGCAAAAAATCGCCGCCGCCGCTCGTGAAATACGCGCTGACCTTCCTGTTCGTACAGGCGGAATTCGGTCTGTGCTGTCCCGTGAGCATGACTGATTCGCTCACGCGCACGCTGCGCAAATTCGGCGCGCCGGAACTGGTCGCACGTTTTCTGCCGATGCTCGCCTCGCGCGATTTCGACACGCTGTTTCAGGGCGCCATGTTCATGACGGAACAGGCGGCGGGCTCGGACGTCGCGCGCATTGCGACGCGCGCGTCGCTCGAAACCGATGCGAACGGTGACGAAACGTGGCGTCTGTATGGCGACAAATGGTTCTGCTCGAACGCCGACGCCGATCTCGCGATGGTGCTCGCGCGGCCGGACACGGCGCCTGCCGGCATCAACGGACTCGGACTGTTCCTGTTGCCGAAGACGCTGCCGGATGGCTCGCGCAACAGCTACCGGATCGTGCGTCTGAAGGACAAGCTCGGCAGCCGTTCAATGGCGAGCGGCGAGATCGTGCTGGAAGGCGCGGTCGCGTATCTGATCGGCGAAGTGGGGCGCGGTTTTCATCAGATGGCCGACATGATCAACATGTCGCGTCTGTCGAACGGCGTGCGCGCCGCGGGTTTGATGCGCCGCGCGCTGACCGAGGCGCTGCACATCGCCCGTAATCGCGAAGCGTTCGGCCGCAAGCTGATCGACATGCCGTTGATGCAGCGTCAATTGCTCAAGATGATGCTGCCCGCCGAGCAGGCGCGCTCGATGTTCATGCGCATTGCGCTGCTGCTGGAGCCGGCCGACGCCGGCGACCGGCAGGCGGCGAAATGCGTGCGCATCCTCACGCCGCTCATCAAGTTTCGTGCGTGCCGCGACGCGCGCCGCGTGACCGGTGACGCGATGGAAGTGCGCGGCGGCACTGGCTATATCGAAGAATGGAGCGACGCGCGTCTCGTGCGCGACGCGCATCTCGGCTCGATCTGGGAAGGCACCAGCAACATCGTCGCGCTCGACATCGCGCGGGCGGCGAAACGCGACGGCGCCCTGGAACCGTTGCGTACGTATCTGCAAGATCTGCTCGGCGCAGCGGGATTGCCGGCGGCCAGTCTCGCGTTGCTGCGCGCGACGCTCGCGCGGGCGTGCGATGCGCTGGCGAGCGTCGCGGATTCGGGCCGCGACGAAGGGGTTCGGCAAGCGGGCACCGCGTTGTATCACGCGAGCACCGCTGTGTTGATGGCTTGCGAGGGCGTACGTCTCGCGCCGGATTACCGGCGTCTTGCGCTCGCGCATCTAGTGGTGCGGCACAAGCTGTTGCCATTCGATCCGCTGGCATTGCAAACGTCTTCAGATGAAAGCGGTGTGGTCGATGCGCTGGTCAAAGGCCACAAGGTCACGCTCGAACAGGCGCTGCAACTGCTGCCGGCAAGGAGCATGCAATGACCGCACCGCTTCCGAACGATGGCAAGCAAGGCGCGTTGCAAGGCCTCAAGGTCATCGACCTGAGCCGCGTGCTCGGCGGTCCGTACTGCACACAGGCGCTCGCCGATCACGGCGCGCAGGTGATCAAGCTCGAACCGCCGGGCGGCGACGAAACGCGCGGCTGGGGGCCGCCGTTCTACGGCGACACCGCGTGGTACTTCGCGGGCGTGAATCGCAACAAGCAGGGCATCGCGGTCGATCTCTCACGCGACGAAGGCCGCGCGATCCTGTGGAAGCTGTTGGAAGACGCCGACGTGCTGGTCGAAAACTTCAAACCCGGCACGCTTGCGCGCTGGGGCATGGACTACGAGCGCGATCTGCGCGAGCGTTTCCCGAAGCTGATTCATTGCGCCGTGTCGGGCTTCGGTCCCGATGGTCCACTCGGCGGCTTGCCCGGTTACGACGCCGCGATTCAGGCGATGACCGGCCTGATGAGCGTGAACGGCGAGCGCGACGGACCTGCCACCCGAGTCGGCTTGCCGGTCGTCGACATGGTCACCGGACTGAACGCGCTCGCCGGCATTCTGCTCGCGCTCGCCGAGCGCGCGAAGAGCGGCCGTGGCCAGTCGATCGATATCGCGTTGTACGACTGCGGCGTCTCGCTGCTGCATCCGCATCTGCCCAACTATTTTGGTTCGGGCCGCACGCCGCAACGCAGCGGCAACGCGCATCCCAACATCACGCCGTACGACAGCTATCGCACCGCGACCGCGCCGATCTTTCTCGCGGTGGGCAACGACCGGCAGTTCGCGAAACTGTGCGCGCATCTCGGCGCGCCCGAACTCGCCGACGATCCGCGTTACGTCGACAACCGCAGCCGCTGCGCGCATCGCGAGCCGCTGAAGGCCGCGCTCGAAAGCCTGCTCGCGGCGCACGAGTGCGAGCCGCTCGCGCATGCGCTCATCAACGCGGGCGTGCCGTGCGGACCGGTGCAAACCGTTGATGTCGTGGCGCGCCATCCGCATACCTTGCATCGCGGCCTGGTGGTCGAGATGGGCGAGTATCGCGGCACCGCGTCGCCGATCAAGTTGTCGCGCACGCCGGCCACATATCGCAGCGCGCCACCGTCGCTCGGCGCCGACACGCGCGACGTGCTCGACGCATTGGGCATCGACGCCACCACCCAGCAGCGTCTATTGGAAGCGGGTGTGCTCAGAGCTTAAACACCGCAGTTCCCGGCGACGGCACGAAGAAGCCGCGCCATCCAGAAGAAAGACCTTGGAGACAGAGACATGAATCGCGAGTCAAACGACCACGCCGCAGCCCGGCAACCCACACGCGCCGCAG
The nucleotide sequence above comes from Paraburkholderia aromaticivorans. Encoded proteins:
- a CDS encoding single-stranded DNA-binding protein yields the protein MIDGLVGGRLYGEAQIRTGQNGRRFVTCKVRAATNDGDTIFVNVIAFDDDVQTALLALSDADSVALSGTLTPKVWTDKNGLVKPAVDMVAHKILTAYEGRREADE
- a CDS encoding LysR family transcriptional regulator; the encoded protein is MDLKQLRYFVAVAEELHFGRAAKRLFISQPALSFDIRKFEEQLGVQLLARTNKTVSLTNAGQVLLGEARRLLLQANEAERMTVRSANGLAGRLRIGFVNSMLYRGMPQAVKRFEADYPGVEIVLKEMNTSEQVHAIQRMQIDMGCAHWGNFPTDVISTPIFSEPFLCCLPAAHPLARKRKVDLRALAQEPFILFPRTVSPHYHDLIIAQCVGAGFSPLIRHEARLWQTVVTMVGFGMGVALVPYTLRQMQDPRVCFLPLMSETLMSQVLLLRRSGDAEPVTDRFVEYLRDAGGEPPGTTHSSASRRPS
- a CDS encoding acyl-CoA dehydrogenase family protein, which codes for MSEITAQPAHGSSNIPDSRGINFFTSDPDFERLLKLHLGDTLFHELESQLVSLGQRASDELDVWALSADKNPPQLHHRTRRGEALQSIDKHPDYVALERVAYAELGLAAMSHETRDGKKSPPPLVKYALTFLFVQAEFGLCCPVSMTDSLTRTLRKFGAPELVARFLPMLASRDFDTLFQGAMFMTEQAAGSDVARIATRASLETDANGDETWRLYGDKWFCSNADADLAMVLARPDTAPAGINGLGLFLLPKTLPDGSRNSYRIVRLKDKLGSRSMASGEIVLEGAVAYLIGEVGRGFHQMADMINMSRLSNGVRAAGLMRRALTEALHIARNREAFGRKLIDMPLMQRQLLKMMLPAEQARSMFMRIALLLEPADAGDRQAAKCVRILTPLIKFRACRDARRVTGDAMEVRGGTGYIEEWSDARLVRDAHLGSIWEGTSNIVALDIARAAKRDGALEPLRTYLQDLLGAAGLPAASLALLRATLARACDALASVADSGRDEGVRQAGTALYHASTAVLMACEGVRLAPDYRRLALAHLVVRHKLLPFDPLALQTSSDESGVVDALVKGHKVTLEQALQLLPARSMQ
- a CDS encoding CaiB/BaiF CoA transferase family protein, whose product is MTAPLPNDGKQGALQGLKVIDLSRVLGGPYCTQALADHGAQVIKLEPPGGDETRGWGPPFYGDTAWYFAGVNRNKQGIAVDLSRDEGRAILWKLLEDADVLVENFKPGTLARWGMDYERDLRERFPKLIHCAVSGFGPDGPLGGLPGYDAAIQAMTGLMSVNGERDGPATRVGLPVVDMVTGLNALAGILLALAERAKSGRGQSIDIALYDCGVSLLHPHLPNYFGSGRTPQRSGNAHPNITPYDSYRTATAPIFLAVGNDRQFAKLCAHLGAPELADDPRYVDNRSRCAHREPLKAALESLLAAHECEPLAHALINAGVPCGPVQTVDVVARHPHTLHRGLVVEMGEYRGTASPIKLSRTPATYRSAPPSLGADTRDVLDALGIDATTQQRLLEAGVLRA